In a genomic window of Croceibacterium sp. TMG7-5b_MA50:
- a CDS encoding FliI/YscN family ATPase, which translates to MLRELDRLLDDLAVTPFDCAPRRFGRITACDGGLIEASGLTVPVGGLCRIDDGRDTDLMAEVIGFRNGRTMMMLLGDAVLLRPGLVVRPEGRPGMVPVGPEFLGRAVDGMGRPIDGGPPVRALADWPANGRRTGALDRASVRQPFDTGIRALNALTTFGIGQRVGIMAGSGVGKSVLIDMIARWAAADVVVVGLIGERAREVSDFVNRHMQGDAARRTCVVAVPADHAANVRLRGALLATSLAEHFRAQGLNVLLIQDSLTRIAHAAREIGILLGEPGAARGYPPSALNTIGKLVERAGNSATSGGSITGIYTVLADGDDQNDPVVDTARSILDGHIVLSRDLAQRGQYPAIDIGASLSRVMTDIVPPAQLARARRFRALVSAYESNRDLVLMGAYRAGADALLDRGIALAPALSAFLSQEIGECVPLATAAHQLTALIGDE; encoded by the coding sequence ATGCTGAGGGAGCTGGACCGCCTGCTGGACGATCTCGCCGTCACGCCGTTCGACTGCGCGCCGCGCCGCTTCGGCCGGATTACCGCATGCGACGGTGGTCTGATTGAGGCGAGCGGGCTGACGGTCCCCGTCGGCGGGTTGTGCCGGATCGACGATGGCCGCGACACGGACCTGATGGCGGAGGTGATCGGCTTCCGCAACGGGCGCACGATGATGATGCTGCTGGGCGATGCGGTGCTGCTGCGTCCCGGCCTGGTGGTCCGGCCGGAGGGGCGGCCCGGCATGGTGCCGGTCGGCCCCGAGTTCCTGGGTCGGGCGGTGGATGGCATGGGCCGGCCGATCGATGGCGGCCCGCCGGTGCGCGCTCTAGCCGACTGGCCGGCGAACGGCCGGCGCACCGGCGCGCTGGACCGGGCCAGCGTACGCCAGCCGTTCGACACCGGCATCCGGGCGCTGAATGCGCTCACCACCTTCGGCATCGGGCAGCGGGTCGGTATCATGGCCGGATCGGGCGTGGGCAAGTCCGTGCTGATCGACATGATCGCCCGCTGGGCCGCCGCCGACGTGGTCGTGGTCGGCCTGATCGGCGAACGCGCGCGCGAAGTGTCGGATTTCGTGAACCGGCATATGCAGGGGGACGCGGCGCGCCGCACCTGCGTGGTGGCGGTGCCCGCGGACCATGCCGCCAATGTCCGCCTGCGCGGCGCCTTGCTGGCGACGTCGCTGGCCGAACATTTCCGCGCCCAGGGCCTCAACGTCCTGCTGATCCAGGACAGCCTGACCCGCATCGCCCATGCCGCGCGGGAGATCGGCATCCTGCTGGGGGAGCCGGGCGCCGCGCGCGGCTATCCCCCCTCGGCCCTGAACACGATCGGCAAGCTGGTGGAACGTGCCGGCAATTCGGCAACGAGTGGCGGCTCAATCACCGGCATCTACACCGTGCTGGCCGATGGCGACGACCAGAACGACCCGGTGGTGGACACCGCCCGATCCATTCTGGATGGCCATATTGTGCTGTCGCGTGATCTGGCGCAGCGCGGGCAATATCCGGCGATCGACATCGGCGCCTCGCTCAGCCGGGTGATGACCGACATCGTGCCGCCCGCGCAGCTGGCGCGCGCGCGCCGGTTCCGCGCGCTGGTGTCGGCTTACGAGAGCAATCGCGATCTCGTGCTGATGGGCGCCTATCGCGCCGGGGCCGATGCGCTGCTGGACCGCGGCATCGCGCTGGCGCCGGCGCTGTCCGCTTTCCTGTCGCAGGAGATCGGCGAATGCGTGCCGCTGGCGACAGCGGCGCATCAACTGACCGCGCTGATCGGCGATGAGTAA
- a CDS encoding FliG C-terminal domain-containing protein, with amino-acid sequence MSEVMEAAPVRGADRAAVMVMLLEEKDATGLIGRLSQEELRTLGSRMLELGEIGPDAIIDAIAAFAGEAGQGGIPAFNRMQEVRQLMTGALGDLRAGSLMRQVAPDALPPPTPALEIARWLEPDVLVPLIAEEPPQVIAVLLVQLDAGLAAKVLALLPDAVQVAVVHRIARLGNVPAPAIALLEETLSARLERIHGVPAHRMGGVRDAAGIINSAARSLERRVMPAITKVDKQLARDLENELFRFEHLFGLDPRMMGALLREVESEVLIDALKGIDEAQRDVFFAAMSSRAADGVRDEIEERGRLKRADVEDAQKKIIATAKRLAAEGTIVLGDGEEDYV; translated from the coding sequence ATGAGCGAGGTGATGGAAGCAGCGCCCGTCCGGGGCGCGGATCGGGCTGCCGTCATGGTCATGCTGCTGGAGGAGAAGGACGCGACCGGTCTGATCGGTCGCCTGAGCCAGGAGGAGCTGCGCACGCTGGGCAGCCGGATGCTGGAACTGGGCGAGATCGGCCCCGATGCCATCATCGACGCTATTGCCGCCTTCGCCGGCGAGGCTGGGCAGGGCGGCATCCCGGCCTTCAACCGAATGCAGGAGGTACGCCAGCTGATGACCGGCGCACTGGGCGACCTTCGCGCTGGCAGCCTGATGCGCCAGGTCGCGCCCGACGCGCTGCCCCCGCCGACCCCTGCGCTGGAGATCGCCCGCTGGCTGGAGCCGGACGTGCTGGTTCCGCTGATCGCGGAGGAGCCGCCGCAGGTGATCGCCGTGCTGCTGGTGCAACTGGATGCAGGCCTCGCCGCCAAGGTGCTGGCGCTGCTGCCGGATGCCGTGCAGGTGGCGGTGGTCCATCGCATCGCCCGCCTTGGCAATGTGCCGGCCCCGGCCATCGCGCTGCTGGAAGAAACCCTGTCCGCCCGGCTGGAGCGCATCCACGGCGTGCCCGCGCACCGGATGGGCGGCGTGCGCGATGCCGCCGGCATCATCAACAGCGCCGCGCGCAGCCTGGAACGCCGGGTCATGCCGGCCATCACCAAGGTCGACAAGCAGCTCGCCCGCGACCTGGAGAACGAGCTGTTCCGGTTCGAGCATCTGTTCGGCCTCGACCCCAGGATGATGGGCGCGCTGCTGCGCGAGGTGGAGAGCGAGGTGCTGATCGATGCGCTGAAGGGCATCGACGAAGCGCAGCGCGACGTATTCTTCGCCGCCATGTCCAGCCGCGCTGCCGATGGCGTACGCGACGAGATCGAAGAGCGGGGTCGCCTGAAGCGCGCCGACGTGGAGGACGCGCAGAAGAAGATCATCGCTACGGCGAAGCGGTTGGCCGCGGAAGGCACCATCGTGCTGGGCGATGGGGAGGAGGACTATGTCTAG
- a CDS encoding FliH/SctL family protein, whose product MRIGGGFAADRRFSLVPVDPVPLAVPAEPAIDPAEAAFDAGRAQGRLEAMEDARREEADRDAARGQIELAFARMNADALVELRDRLRQTVLTLCEETIAPLAIDPDGLALRVEKAAALLRRAQDEKRVLLHPDDFSLIAARLPAGLECAPDPDVERGALRIETADGGVEDGPAQWRRILAEAFREC is encoded by the coding sequence ATGCGCATCGGCGGTGGCTTCGCCGCCGACCGGCGGTTCAGCCTTGTGCCGGTCGATCCTGTGCCGCTGGCCGTGCCGGCGGAACCCGCTATCGACCCGGCGGAGGCCGCCTTCGATGCAGGTCGCGCTCAGGGCCGGCTGGAGGCCATGGAGGATGCGCGTCGGGAGGAGGCCGACCGCGATGCCGCGCGTGGCCAGATCGAGCTTGCCTTCGCCCGCATGAATGCCGATGCGTTGGTGGAGTTGCGCGATCGCCTGCGTCAGACAGTGCTGACCCTTTGCGAGGAGACGATCGCGCCCTTGGCGATCGATCCCGATGGTCTCGCTTTGCGGGTGGAGAAGGCCGCCGCGCTGCTTCGCCGCGCGCAGGATGAAAAGCGCGTACTGCTGCATCCCGACGATTTCAGCCTGATCGCCGCGCGCCTGCCGGCAGGGCTCGAGTGTGCGCCCGACCCAGACGTCGAACGCGGTGCCCTGCGGATCGAGACGGCCGATGGCGGCGTGGAGGATGGCCCGGCCCAATGGCGCCGCATCCTGGCGGAGGCATTTCGCGAATGCTGA